From a single Phalacrocorax aristotelis chromosome 1, bGulAri2.1, whole genome shotgun sequence genomic region:
- the NTS gene encoding neurotensin/neuromedin N: MRAQLVCVVLLALASCSLCSDSEEEMKALEADLLTNMYTSKINRAKLPYWKMMLLNVCNLVNNINNQMGETVEVDEEDLVSGRQFPAALDGFSLEAMLTVYQLQKVCHSRAFQHWELPQQDAFDLENSSQEKEIMKRKNPYILKRQLHVNKARRPYILKRSSYY; this comes from the exons ATGAGAGCCCAGCTGGTGTGCGTGGTGCTGCTGGCCCTGgcctcctgcagcctctgctcag ATTcagaagaggaaatgaaagCGTTAGAAGCAGATTTATTGACCAATATGTACACATCaaag attaacAGGGCAAAACTTCCTTACTGGAAAATGATGCTGCTAAATGTCTGCAATCTTGTCAACAACATAAACAACCAAATGGGGGAAACAGTAGAGGTAGATGAAGAGGATCTCGTTTCAGGAAGACAGTTTCCTGCTGCTCTGGATGGTTTCAGCTTGGAAGCAATGCTGACAGTGTATCAACTCCAAAAAGTTTGCCACAGCAGAGCCTTTCAGCATTGGGAG TTACCTCAGCAAGATGCTTTTGATCTAGAGAACTCAAGccaagagaaggaaataatgaaaagaaaaaatccctaTATTCTGAAACGGCAGCTACATGTGAACAAAGCTAGAAGACCATACATACTCAAGAGAAGTTCATATTACTga